A genomic segment from Spinacia oleracea cultivar Varoflay chromosome 3, BTI_SOV_V1, whole genome shotgun sequence encodes:
- the LOC110804171 gene encoding zeatin O-glucosyltransferase: MEVQNGNQQRPQVVVVMVPLPAQGHLNQLLHLSHLITSYGIPVHYAGSTSHNRQAKVRLNGWDLESLTNIHFHDFELPPFESRPPKDDLSVPFPSHLQPLFEASMHLRKPVYNLMQQLSVKYNRVVVIHDNSMTYVVQDVKLITNGEAYTFIPTCAFYYFVCLWENIPEEEKPFQIDPNDFPECLPSREGCITEDMLEFVINQSKCLGFESGWLYNTSRVIEGRYVELMEKLSSTKTNIKHFALGPFNPLHIKSESGQNRHECLEWLDEQEKSSVIYVSFGSTTSLTDEQTKELANGLEKCGEKFIWVLRRADSNDVFAEADKVRNPQLPAGYEERVKDRGMVVRDWAPQLEILAHPSTGGFMSHCGWNSCMESISMGVPIAAWPMHSDQPRNAFLLSNLLKVGVTVRDWKHRGEVVKSSTIEDAVKTLMASEEGKEIKKRAAELGEAVRGSVAEGGVCCLEREAFIAHISR; this comes from the coding sequence atggaagttCAAAATGGCAACCAACAACGGCCTCAAGTAGTAGTGGTGATGGTGCCACTACCAGCACAAGGCCACCTCAACCAACTCCTCCACCTCTCTCATCTCATCACCTCATACGGGATTCCGGTCCATTACGCAGGCTCCACCTCCCACAACCGTCAAGCGAAGGTCCGACTCAACGGGTGGGACTTAGAAAGCTTAACAAATATTCATTTCCATGATTTTGAGCTTCCTCCTTTTGAGTCACGTCCTCCGAAAGACGACCTCTCGGTCCCCTTTCCCTCGCACTTGCAGCCCCTATTTGAGGCTTCCATGCATCTTCGTAAACCTGTCTATAATCTGATGCAACAACTCTCGGTTAAGTACAACCGAGTAGTtgtcattcatgataatagtATGACTTACGTTGTTCAAGATGTAAAGCTAATTACAAATGGTGAAGCATATACCTTCATTCCTACATGTGCCTTTTACTATTTTGTCTGTTTATGGGAAAACATACCTGAGGAAGAGAAACCCTTTCAGATAGATCCAAATGATTTTCCAGAATGTCTCCCCTCACGAGAGGGATGCATTACAGAAGATATGTTAGAATTTGTAATCAATCAATCTAAATGTCTAGGATTCGAGTCAGGATGGCTCTACAATACTTCAAGAGTCATCGAAGGTAGATATGTGGAATTGATGGAGAAACTATCTTCAActaaaacaaacataaaacacTTTGCTTTAGGACCTTTTAATCCGCTGCATATCAAAAGCGAAAGTGGACAAAACAGACATGAGTGCCTTGAATGGCTCGACGAACAAGAGAAAAGTTCGGTGATATATGTGTCCTTTGGGTCGACAACATCACTGACCGATGAACAGACCAAAGAGTTGGCAAATGGGTTGGAGAAATGCGGGGAGAAGTTTATATGGGTGCTTAGAAGAGCGGATTCAAACGACGTTTTTGCAGAAGCTGATAAAGTGAGAAATCCCCAACTTCCTGCAGGTTATGAAGAAAGAGTAAAAGACAGAGGAATGGTAGTGAGAGATTGGGCGCCACAGCTTGAAATATTGGCACATCCATCAACAGGTGGGTTCATGAGTCATTGTGGGTGGAATTCTTGTATGGAAAGTATAAGTATGGGTGTGCCAATAGCAGCATGGCCTATGCATTCGGACCAGCCAAGGAATGCGTTTCTGTTGAGCAACTTGCTCAAAGTTGGTGTAACTGTGAGAGATTGGAAACACCGGGGTGAGGTTGTGAAGTCGAGTACTATAGAAGACGCAGTGAAAACATTAATGGCTTCAGAGGAAGGAAAAGAGATAAAGAAAAGAGCTGCAGAATTAGGTGAAGCTGTTAGAGGTTCAGTTGCTGAAGGTGGTGTTTGTTGTTTAGAAAGGGAAGCTTTCATTGCCCATATCTCTAGATAA